One window from the genome of Luteithermobacter gelatinilyticus encodes:
- a CDS encoding DUF2794 domain-containing protein gives MVDETSTIIPFHHGGGAAAASSPQQIFFTREELQHILNIYGRMVSAGHWKDYAMQAGKEQACFAIFQRASERPLYRITKTPKLERKQGAYALISAQGQILKRGHDLRQLLKYFDRKFFKLIP, from the coding sequence ATGGTTGATGAGACGTCCACGATCATTCCATTTCATCATGGCGGCGGTGCCGCCGCCGCTTCCTCGCCGCAGCAGATTTTTTTCACCCGCGAAGAATTGCAGCATATTCTGAATATCTATGGCCGTATGGTTTCGGCCGGCCACTGGAAAGATTACGCCATGCAGGCCGGAAAGGAACAGGCCTGTTTCGCCATCTTCCAGAGGGCCAGCGAACGGCCATTGTACCGCATTACCAAAACCCCGAAGCTGGAGCGCAAACAGGGGGCGTATGCGCTGATCTCCGCCCAAGGGCAGATCCTGAAACGCGGTCATGACCTCAGACAGCTGCTGAAATATTTTGATCGCAAGTTTTTTAAACTTATCCCCTGA
- a CDS encoding glutathione S-transferase N-terminal domain-containing protein, protein MKLYELVGQDRSQGFSPYVWRIRMALAHKGFAPERVPLTFTEIPDKLAFANAKTVPVLEDGDQVVVDSWNIACYLEDTYPHQPSLFGGDTGRTLARHFNMSSIYHLMLPLFRAIVADIFEVIDEKDQDYFRQSRESRLGQTLEEMRARKPENLNIFRTNLWPYNATLKEYAFLAGDKPAYVDYILYGIFQWARYCSPDPLLEEESPLYSWLERMDELFDGLGQTLKRRT, encoded by the coding sequence ATGAAATTGTACGAACTGGTCGGCCAGGACCGTAGTCAGGGCTTCAGCCCCTATGTCTGGCGCATCAGAATGGCCCTGGCGCATAAGGGATTTGCGCCGGAACGGGTGCCGCTCACCTTCACGGAAATTCCGGACAAGCTTGCCTTTGCCAACGCCAAGACGGTGCCGGTTCTGGAGGACGGCGACCAGGTGGTGGTGGACAGCTGGAATATCGCCTGTTATCTGGAAGACACCTATCCGCACCAGCCCAGCCTGTTTGGCGGCGACACGGGACGCACGCTGGCCCGACATTTCAACATGTCCAGCATCTATCATCTCATGCTGCCGCTTTTTAGGGCCATTGTCGCAGACATCTTCGAGGTGATTGATGAAAAGGACCAGGACTATTTCCGCCAGAGTCGCGAATCCCGGCTCGGCCAGACGCTGGAGGAAATGCGGGCCCGCAAACCGGAAAACCTCAACATCTTTCGGACCAATCTCTGGCCCTATAACGCCACGCTGAAGGAATACGCTTTTCTGGCTGGGGACAAACCGGCATATGTGGATTATATCCTTTATGGTATTTTCCAATGGGCCCGATATTGCAGTCCCGATCCCCTTCTCGAAGAAGAAAGCCCCCTCTATAGCTGGCTGGAGCGCATGGATGAGCTGTTTGACGGGCTGGGCCAGACTCTGAAACGGCGCACCTGA
- the htpG gene encoding molecular chaperone HtpG, protein MTTETHNTDSQTANAEKHGFQAEVSRLLHLMVHSVYSDREIFLRELISNASDACDKLRYESQTNKDLLGDDTEFSITVRSDKTGNRLIVSDNGIGMNREDLISHLGTIARSGTSAFLEQLTGDTKKDLNLIGQFGVGFYSVFMVADKVTVLSRKAGEDNAWTWESDGLGEYTISSAEKAGRGTDIIIDLKEDAKEFLEEHRLRNIIKTYSDHIAIPINLVSEKDGKEHQDKVNDGTALWVRPKSEITQDQYKEFYHHVAHAFDDPWMTLHYRAEGVIEYTVLMFVPGQRPMDLFDPARRPRTKLYVKRVFITDDCEDLVPGYLRFMRGIVDSEDLPLNISREMLQNNPVMNKIRKALTNRILSELEKKAEKDPDAYATFWKNFGAVLKEGIYEDFERREQLLKLARFETTADKGLSSLKEYVERMKDGQNTIYYITGDDPERIKRSPQLEGFRAKGLEVLLLTDPVDDFWLQMVTEFDGKKLQSVTRGMADLDEDKDKKDKADKKETRPELEALVGVLKANLGDEVKDVRLSKRLTDSAVCLIADDGDMDMHLQRLLKAHKQIDQMSSRVLEINPDHDLIKGLAAQATADGAAAALKDAALLLLDQARIMEGETPADPLAFARRLSEVMKKGLL, encoded by the coding sequence ATGACCACAGAAACACACAACACGGATAGTCAAACGGCCAACGCCGAAAAACACGGCTTCCAGGCAGAAGTTTCACGACTCCTGCATTTGATGGTGCATTCCGTTTACAGCGATCGGGAAATCTTCCTCAGAGAACTGATTTCCAACGCGTCTGACGCTTGCGACAAACTGCGTTACGAAAGCCAGACCAACAAGGACCTGCTGGGCGACGATACCGAATTTTCCATTACGGTACGCAGTGACAAGACCGGCAACCGCCTGATCGTCAGCGACAACGGCATCGGTATGAACCGGGAAGATCTGATTTCCCATCTGGGCACCATTGCCCGCTCCGGCACATCAGCCTTTCTGGAACAGCTCACCGGAGACACCAAAAAAGACCTGAACCTGATTGGTCAGTTCGGGGTCGGCTTTTATTCGGTGTTCATGGTGGCCGACAAGGTGACCGTGCTCAGCCGCAAGGCCGGAGAGGACAACGCCTGGACCTGGGAATCCGACGGTCTCGGGGAATATACGATCTCCTCCGCGGAAAAAGCCGGGCGGGGCACCGACATCATTATTGACCTGAAAGAGGACGCCAAGGAGTTTCTGGAAGAACATCGCCTCAGAAACATCATCAAAACCTATTCCGACCACATCGCCATCCCGATCAATCTGGTGAGCGAAAAAGACGGCAAGGAACATCAGGACAAGGTTAATGACGGCACGGCCCTGTGGGTCCGGCCCAAATCCGAAATTACGCAAGACCAGTACAAGGAATTCTATCATCATGTGGCCCATGCCTTTGATGATCCCTGGATGACCCTGCATTACCGGGCAGAGGGGGTCATTGAATATACCGTATTGATGTTTGTTCCCGGCCAGCGGCCCATGGACCTGTTTGACCCGGCCCGACGCCCCCGCACCAAACTGTATGTCAAGCGGGTGTTCATCACTGATGACTGTGAGGACCTTGTTCCGGGTTACCTGCGGTTTATGCGCGGCATTGTCGACAGCGAGGATCTGCCGCTGAACATCAGCCGCGAAATGCTGCAAAACAACCCGGTTATGAACAAAATCAGAAAGGCGCTGACCAATCGCATCCTGTCCGAACTGGAAAAGAAAGCGGAAAAGGATCCCGACGCCTATGCCACTTTCTGGAAAAATTTCGGCGCGGTGTTGAAAGAAGGCATATATGAGGATTTCGAACGCCGAGAGCAGCTTCTGAAACTGGCCCGGTTCGAAACCACCGCCGACAAGGGCCTGTCTTCTCTCAAGGAATATGTGGAGCGTATGAAAGACGGGCAGAACACCATTTATTACATTACCGGTGACGACCCGGAACGCATCAAACGCTCACCGCAACTGGAAGGATTCCGCGCCAAGGGGCTGGAAGTTCTGCTGCTCACCGACCCGGTGGATGACTTCTGGCTACAGATGGTGACCGAGTTTGACGGCAAAAAACTGCAGTCTGTCACCCGCGGCATGGCCGATCTGGATGAGGACAAGGATAAAAAGGACAAGGCGGACAAAAAGGAAACCAGGCCTGAACTTGAGGCTCTGGTCGGTGTGCTGAAAGCCAATCTGGGCGATGAGGTCAAGGACGTGCGCCTGTCCAAGCGTCTTACCGACAGCGCCGTATGCCTGATCGCAGATGACGGAGACATGGACATGCATCTGCAACGCCTGCTCAAGGCCCATAAGCAGATTGACCAGATGTCCAGCCGGGTTCTGGAGATCAACCCCGATCATGACCTGATCAAGGGCTTGGCAGCGCAGGCCACGGCGGACGGGGCTGCTGCCGCCCTCAAGGACGCCGCCCTGCTGCTTTTGGATCAGGCCCGCATCATGGAAGGCGAAACCCCGGCCGATCCGCTGGCATTTGCCCGGCGTCTCAGCGAGGTAATGAAAAAGGGGCTGCTTTAA
- a CDS encoding YggT family protein, whose amino-acid sequence MQALYFLIDTVFTLYIWAIIISIVISWLVAFGIINTHNQFVYNISYALNRITEPALRPIRNLLPDLGGIDISPIILIIALQFLKVFILHDILLPLM is encoded by the coding sequence ATGCAGGCGTTATATTTTCTGATTGATACGGTTTTTACTCTTTATATCTGGGCGATCATTATTTCGATTGTGATCAGCTGGCTGGTGGCGTTTGGTATCATCAATACCCATAACCAATTTGTCTATAACATTTCCTATGCCCTGAACCGGATCACGGAACCCGCTCTGCGCCCCATTCGCAACCTGTTGCCGGATCTGGGCGGCATCGATATTTCCCCCATTATCCTGATTATTGCCTTGCAATTCCTTAAGGTGTTTATCTTACATGATATCCTGCTGCCGTTGATGTAG
- a CDS encoding DUF167 family protein produces the protein MATWLHRTPTGVRLAIRLNPNAARNDLGPLERRADGSWHLKARVTTAPEGGRANAALMKLLAKTFRLPVSKISVASGATNRNKQIDIEGDPEALHTLFNNWIKDRFP, from the coding sequence ATGGCCACCTGGCTCCACCGCACCCCCACCGGCGTTCGGCTGGCCATCCGCCTCAACCCCAATGCCGCCCGCAATGATCTGGGCCCCCTGGAACGTCGTGCCGACGGCAGCTGGCATCTCAAGGCGCGGGTTACAACCGCCCCCGAAGGGGGGCGGGCCAATGCGGCGTTGATGAAACTCCTGGCCAAAACCTTCCGTCTGCCCGTCAGCAAGATTTCAGTTGCATCCGGCGCGACAAACCGTAATAAACAGATCGACATTGAGGGCGACCCGGAGGCGCTCCACACCCTGTTCAACAACTGGATAAAGGATCGGTTCCCGTGA
- the folD gene encoding bifunctional methylenetetrahydrofolate dehydrogenase/methenyltetrahydrofolate cyclohydrolase FolD encodes MTADIIDGKAFAARLKENVAQQVAHLKEQHNLTPGLAVVIVGEDPASQIYVRNKNKSTREAGMNSFEHRLPAETTQEELLALVDTLNNDPAVHGILVQLPLPGHIEENAVIDAISPAKDVDGFHVINAGLLATGGNAMIPCTPLGCLLMLKDRLGDLSGLEAVVIGRSNIVGKPMAQLLLKENCTVTVAHSRTRDLPQVIGRADIVVAAVGRPEMIQGEWIKEGATVIDVGINRLSSPDGKNRLVGDVEFEGARTRAGAITPVPGGVGPMTIACLLKNTVTAACRQHGVTEPEV; translated from the coding sequence GTGACTGCAGATATCATCGATGGCAAGGCCTTTGCCGCGCGGCTGAAAGAGAATGTCGCCCAGCAGGTGGCACATCTTAAGGAACAACACAATCTTACCCCCGGTCTTGCCGTGGTCATTGTGGGCGAAGACCCGGCCAGTCAGATTTATGTCCGTAACAAAAACAAATCCACCCGCGAAGCTGGCATGAACAGTTTTGAACACAGGCTGCCGGCGGAAACCACTCAGGAAGAGCTTCTGGCTCTGGTGGACACACTGAACAACGATCCTGCGGTTCATGGCATTCTGGTGCAGCTTCCCCTGCCCGGTCATATCGAGGAAAATGCCGTGATCGACGCCATCAGCCCTGCCAAGGATGTAGACGGCTTCCATGTGATCAATGCCGGTCTGCTGGCGACTGGGGGCAACGCCATGATTCCCTGCACGCCGCTGGGTTGCCTGTTGATGCTGAAGGACCGGCTGGGTGACCTTTCCGGTCTGGAAGCCGTGGTGATCGGCCGCTCCAATATTGTGGGCAAACCCATGGCGCAGCTTTTGCTGAAGGAAAACTGCACCGTCACCGTGGCCCACAGCCGCACCCGGGACCTACCCCAGGTGATCGGACGGGCCGACATCGTGGTCGCCGCGGTGGGACGGCCGGAAATGATTCAGGGGGAATGGATCAAGGAAGGCGCCACCGTGATTGACGTGGGCATTAACCGGTTGAGCAGCCCAGATGGCAAAAATCGCCTGGTAGGGGATGTGGAGTTCGAGGGAGCCCGAACCCGCGCTGGCGCCATCACCCCGGTCCCTGGCGGCGTGGGCCCCATGACCATTGCCTGCCTGCTCAAAAACACCGTGACTGCCGCCTGCCGGCAACATGGCGTTACGGAACCGGAGGTCTGA
- a CDS encoding MarC family protein gives MLETFLAAFITLFVVIDPPGIAPVFAVMTSGTDAAYKRKMVFKATLTAAVILLLFAFLGKSLLSALGISMSAFRTAGGFLLFLIAMEMVFEKRTERREKKAEPDRFYDALEEDPDDISVFPLAIPFLSGPGSIATIMLLMSENHGHYLDQALIIGALLATLLSAVVILLLASRIIEFLGHTVANAVTRILGVILAALATQYMFDGIRTAFFAA, from the coding sequence ATGCTGGAGACCTTTCTCGCAGCCTTCATTACGTTGTTTGTGGTGATTGACCCGCCGGGCATCGCGCCCGTCTTTGCGGTCATGACCAGCGGCACGGACGCCGCGTACAAGCGAAAAATGGTCTTCAAGGCGACGCTGACCGCCGCCGTGATTCTGCTGCTGTTTGCCTTTCTTGGCAAAAGCCTGCTCAGCGCGCTGGGCATCAGCATGTCCGCCTTCCGGACTGCGGGCGGTTTTCTCCTGTTTCTGATCGCCATGGAAATGGTGTTTGAAAAACGCACTGAACGACGTGAAAAAAAGGCCGAGCCCGACCGGTTTTATGATGCGCTGGAAGAAGATCCCGACGATATTTCCGTCTTTCCACTGGCAATCCCCTTTCTATCGGGCCCCGGCAGCATCGCCACCATCATGCTGCTGATGAGCGAGAACCACGGCCATTATCTGGACCAGGCGCTGATTATCGGCGCGCTGCTGGCCACACTGCTGTCTGCCGTGGTAATCCTGCTGCTGGCCAGCCGTATCATTGAATTTCTGGGCCATACCGTCGCCAATGCGGTCACCCGTATTCTCGGCGTCATCCTCGCCGCCCTGGCCACACAATATATGTTTGACGGCATTCGCACCGCCTTTTTTGCAGCATAA
- a CDS encoding MATE family efflux transporter has protein sequence MPSDNWFRDRLKRQLSELLRLSFPIVLQRLGIMLMGIVDVIMVGRYSAEELAYAGIANVPASTVIVIGIGLLMGVMVLSSNALGAQRYRECGRIWQRGMVYGLGLGILAAGICLAGEEILLMLNQAPELARGGGAVLKVLALGMPLICLMLVCSFFLEGIGRPLPGMIFMILANLLNIFLNWVFVYGHLGFDPMGAVGSAWATTSVRLFLVVALVSYILTMKDADQFGIRQKVDLTWRKWKRLRHIGYGAGLTNGAEHLGFVVLSIFAGWIGTIALGATTIALNILGLPFMMSVGIAGATAVRVGLAHGRRDCRDMMLAGTAGLGLNILVIFPVALVMGIFAPTLALLFSTEAELIRELIPLVGLVSWLLVFDTSQAVMGNALRGRQDIWFPTLIYIFAYNVVQIPLVWVLAFPLGHGTRGLFEGIIYTSILSFILLSSRFFYLSHADLQREKHQALP, from the coding sequence ATGCCGAGTGACAACTGGTTCAGGGATCGACTCAAACGACAGCTTAGCGAGCTGCTTCGTCTGTCTTTTCCTATCGTTCTGCAACGCCTTGGCATCATGTTGATGGGCATTGTAGACGTGATCATGGTCGGCCGGTATTCGGCGGAAGAACTGGCCTATGCCGGCATTGCCAATGTGCCGGCCTCGACCGTGATTGTGATCGGCATCGGCCTGCTCATGGGGGTGATGGTGCTGTCCTCCAATGCCCTTGGGGCGCAGCGCTACCGGGAATGTGGGCGAATCTGGCAGCGGGGCATGGTCTATGGTTTGGGCCTGGGAATATTGGCCGCGGGCATTTGTCTCGCCGGTGAAGAGATTCTTCTGATGTTGAATCAGGCCCCGGAACTGGCCCGCGGCGGGGGTGCGGTGCTGAAGGTACTGGCTCTGGGTATGCCGCTGATCTGTTTGATGCTGGTGTGCAGCTTCTTTCTGGAAGGCATCGGACGGCCCCTGCCTGGCATGATTTTCATGATATTGGCCAATCTCCTGAACATTTTCCTGAACTGGGTGTTTGTCTATGGACATCTGGGCTTCGACCCCATGGGAGCCGTGGGCTCCGCCTGGGCTACCACCAGCGTCCGCCTGTTTCTGGTCGTGGCCCTGGTCAGTTATATCCTGACCATGAAAGACGCGGATCAGTTTGGCATCCGCCAAAAGGTAGATCTGACGTGGCGCAAATGGAAACGTCTGCGCCATATCGGATATGGCGCGGGTCTGACCAACGGTGCGGAGCATCTGGGGTTTGTGGTACTCAGCATTTTTGCCGGCTGGATCGGTACCATCGCCCTTGGTGCCACCACCATTGCCCTGAACATTTTGGGCTTGCCTTTCATGATGTCGGTCGGCATTGCAGGGGCGACTGCCGTACGTGTGGGACTGGCACACGGTCGGCGGGACTGTCGCGACATGATGTTGGCGGGCACCGCGGGGCTGGGCCTCAACATCCTGGTCATTTTTCCCGTGGCGCTTGTGATGGGGATCTTCGCCCCGACGCTTGCCCTCCTGTTCAGCACTGAGGCGGAACTGATCCGAGAACTGATTCCGCTGGTGGGACTGGTCAGCTGGTTATTGGTGTTCGATACCAGTCAAGCGGTGATGGGCAATGCGTTGCGTGGACGCCAGGACATCTGGTTTCCCACACTGATCTATATATTTGCCTATAATGTGGTACAGATTCCATTGGTCTGGGTGCTGGCGTTCCCGCTAGGCCATGGCACAAGGGGACTGTTTGAAGGCATTATTTATACCAGCATTCTATCCTTTATTTTGCTCAGTTCGCGCTTTTTTTATCTGTCGCATGCGGATTTACAACGGGAAAAACACCAAGCACTTCCCTAG
- a CDS encoding lysophospholipid acyltransferase family protein, protein MLYLRSICFNTFFWTGTPLWILFVLMPLMFCNTDQPMRRAIRVWLRFVIRMLDLIAGIRVEERGVEHLPRDQGFLLCCKHMSNLDAFVLFNRLPDLTALGKKELFRVPLLGQVLKKLNIISIDRQSGTAHKITPQVAQQIKNQKKPLLVYPEGTRTLVGERRKLKSGAFYMQQEADLPVITVATNSGQHWMKRNFRKYPGTVVVEYQPALPRGLSKDDFMKRLEKNILDRSEELMGLRPPSKEA, encoded by the coding sequence ATGCTGTATCTTCGTTCGATCTGTTTTAACACCTTTTTCTGGACGGGAACGCCGTTATGGATTCTCTTTGTCCTGATGCCCCTGATGTTTTGCAACACCGACCAACCCATGCGCCGGGCCATTCGCGTCTGGCTGCGTTTCGTGATCCGCATGCTGGATCTGATCGCCGGCATTCGGGTGGAAGAGCGCGGGGTTGAACACCTGCCCCGGGACCAGGGTTTTCTTCTGTGCTGCAAACATATGAGCAATCTGGACGCCTTTGTGCTCTTCAACCGGCTACCCGATCTGACGGCTTTGGGCAAAAAGGAACTGTTTCGGGTGCCCTTGCTCGGTCAGGTGCTGAAGAAACTCAACATTATCTCAATCGACCGCCAGTCCGGCACCGCCCATAAAATCACCCCGCAAGTAGCCCAACAGATCAAAAACCAGAAAAAACCCCTATTAGTCTATCCCGAAGGCACTCGGACACTTGTTGGGGAACGACGCAAGCTGAAAAGCGGTGCTTTTTACATGCAGCAAGAAGCGGACTTGCCGGTGATCACTGTCGCCACCAATTCGGGCCAGCACTGGATGAAACGCAATTTCCGCAAATATCCGGGAACCGTGGTGGTCGAATATCAGCCAGCCCTGCCGCGCGGGCTGAGCAAGGATGACTTCATGAAGCGCCTTGAAAAAAATATTCTGGACCGCAGCGAGGAACTGATGGGGCTGCGTCCGCCATCAAAAGAAGCCTAA
- a CDS encoding TonB-dependent receptor — translation MIRKLTTTTSVIALAAALLPLSFAQGAEEEALVLEEITVTAQKRAESLQDIPIAITAIGGDQLREDDISNLQDIGNRTPGLAFAAFSVGQPEIAIRGIGTKEDGASASDSTVVSVDDVYIAARTAQVFDIFDLERVEVLRGPQGTLYGKNTIGGAINFVTSKPTEETELRIRQTVGNYGRFDTGAMLSGQIAENLFGKFSFSRRSHDGYLTNVLQGSEHFGEQWGESNTFAYRATLRWLPTEKLEVMLTADGADDNMGASNREPFGSAGPLHDCGCASDPIAVNEALGGAGDPHTTLSDTEGFTERDVEGYNMKVTWDGDSVTFMSISAYRESTFDWLEDSEGLPPSSAFVPLNVSPANFLAPASSGFAFDVNDAAIETTEQITQEFRLLSNSGEKFNWVAGLFYSHEEVDRTESFFFPSIGLEINGEQFPSAMASIQTNESNSYAAYADASYDVSEQLTVRGGIRYSYEEKEMTAAADVTSGIGLLLQDFDKVAASEDWDNVSWRLVADWKFDDNSLAYASVATGFKAGGFTGSASTAERATTPFDNETATNYEIGIKTQLWDNRLRLNLAGFYTDYKDLQVTRFFQPQGGTFGEFITENAGSAEIKGIELEFTALLTEGLEMGGSYSYLDAEYTEFDGTPDVSGGGDFSGNRLRQAPEHMLSLYGKYTHQLEDGSELSAKLSYRYQSLSFYDPNNNPITIIPAYDIFDARLGWTSADNHWNVAAWVKNLTDEDYVTHIFSQRGSRIAFATYGDPRTYGLTITYNY, via the coding sequence ATGATCAGAAAATTAACGACGACAACTTCTGTTATTGCCCTTGCGGCGGCTCTGCTGCCCCTCTCTTTTGCTCAAGGCGCTGAAGAAGAAGCCCTTGTGCTTGAGGAAATAACCGTCACCGCCCAGAAACGGGCCGAAAGCCTGCAGGATATTCCGATCGCCATTACCGCCATTGGCGGTGATCAGCTGCGTGAGGACGATATTTCCAATCTTCAGGACATCGGCAACCGCACGCCGGGTCTGGCCTTTGCCGCCTTCAGCGTGGGGCAGCCAGAAATCGCCATTCGCGGTATTGGCACCAAGGAAGACGGTGCCTCCGCCAGTGATTCCACCGTGGTGTCCGTGGATGATGTTTATATCGCGGCGCGCACAGCCCAGGTGTTTGATATTTTCGACCTGGAGCGGGTCGAGGTGTTGCGCGGTCCACAGGGCACGTTGTACGGGAAAAACACCATTGGCGGGGCGATTAACTTTGTGACCAGCAAACCGACCGAAGAAACCGAATTGCGCATCCGTCAGACTGTGGGCAATTACGGCCGGTTTGACACGGGGGCCATGCTCAGCGGCCAGATTGCCGAAAACCTGTTCGGAAAATTCTCTTTCAGCCGCCGCAGCCATGACGGTTACCTGACCAATGTGTTACAGGGATCCGAGCATTTCGGGGAACAATGGGGCGAAAGCAACACCTTCGCCTACCGGGCGACGCTGCGCTGGTTGCCGACCGAAAAACTGGAAGTGATGCTGACCGCCGACGGCGCGGATGATAATATGGGCGCCTCCAATCGTGAGCCGTTTGGCTCCGCCGGGCCGCTGCACGACTGTGGCTGTGCCTCTGATCCGATTGCCGTCAATGAAGCTTTGGGCGGCGCGGGTGATCCGCATACCACCCTGTCTGATACCGAAGGGTTCACCGAACGGGACGTAGAAGGGTATAACATGAAAGTTACCTGGGACGGGGACAGTGTCACTTTCATGTCCATTTCCGCCTATCGGGAAAGCACCTTCGATTGGTTGGAAGATTCCGAGGGCCTACCGCCGTCAAGTGCCTTTGTGCCGCTGAATGTCAGCCCGGCCAACTTCCTGGCGCCGGCGTCTTCCGGTTTCGCCTTTGACGTGAATGACGCGGCCATCGAAACGACAGAACAGATCACCCAGGAATTCCGTCTGCTGTCCAACAGTGGTGAAAAATTCAACTGGGTGGCCGGTCTTTTCTATTCTCATGAAGAAGTGGACCGGACGGAAAGTTTCTTCTTTCCGTCTATTGGCCTGGAAATTAACGGAGAGCAGTTCCCGAGCGCCATGGCTTCTATTCAGACCAACGAATCCAACAGTTACGCCGCTTATGCGGATGCCTCTTATGATGTTTCTGAACAGTTGACGGTTCGCGGCGGCATCCGTTATTCCTATGAGGAAAAGGAAATGACGGCCGCGGCGGATGTCACGTCCGGCATTGGGCTGTTGCTGCAGGATTTCGATAAGGTCGCGGCTTCGGAAGACTGGGATAATGTGTCTTGGCGTCTGGTGGCGGACTGGAAGTTTGATGACAACTCCCTCGCCTATGCCAGCGTGGCGACCGGTTTTAAAGCCGGCGGCTTCACCGGTTCGGCGTCAACGGCCGAGCGGGCGACAACGCCGTTCGACAATGAAACCGCCACCAACTATGAAATCGGCATCAAAACCCAGCTTTGGGACAACCGTCTGCGGCTTAACCTGGCCGGGTTCTATACCGATTACAAAGATCTTCAGGTGACCCGCTTCTTCCAGCCGCAGGGCGGCACCTTTGGCGAATTCATCACCGAAAATGCCGGGTCTGCGGAAATCAAGGGGATTGAGCTGGAATTCACTGCCCTGCTTACCGAAGGGCTGGAGATGGGCGGCAGCTATTCTTACCTGGATGCGGAATATACCGAGTTTGACGGCACGCCGGATGTGTCCGGCGGCGGGGATTTCTCCGGCAACCGGTTGCGTCAGGCGCCGGAACACATGCTGTCGCTCTATGGGAAATACACCCACCAGCTGGAAGACGGCAGCGAACTGTCCGCCAAGCTGAGCTACCGCTATCAGAGCCTCAGCTTTTATGATCCCAACAACAATCCGATCACCATTATCCCGGCCTATGACATTTTTGATGCCCGGCTGGGCTGGACTTCGGCGGATAATCATTGGAATGTGGCGGCCTGGGTGAAAAACCTGACGGATGAGGATTATGTCACCCATATCTTCTCCCAGCGCGGCAGCCGTATTGCCTTTGCCACCTATGGCGATCCGCGCACCTATGGTCTGACCATCACCTATAATTATTAA